Proteins encoded together in one Eriocheir sinensis breed Jianghai 21 chromosome 41, ASM2467909v1, whole genome shotgun sequence window:
- the LOC127009709 gene encoding sodium- and chloride-dependent GABA transporter 1-like isoform X1, with amino-acid sequence MAGGEERCVLCHPAHHQAGQACDVCIEYRACHTCHGHQPACDGARTTQQTGMKPGPDGREGGGGGGGGRKGDGGGGGGGGGGKEGDVSLNKEQRDKAKLEGGLEEGGGVGGEGGEQDLQDEVLISRKMSLSQDSGSAERGLWQNKWDYFLSVAGFAIGLANVWRFPYLCYMNGGGAFLIPYVLTLVLVGIPLYLLESSLGQFTSSSCLTIYRVCPILKGAGYATFLVNLVFVTVYNVIIAYPLVYLVNSFSSSLPWASCDNPWNSPDCCGTEEYRNLTRASPNMTSDLAPPSPADEFFHNHILELSEGMTELAGFRWPVVGASVFTWVFVFLCVFKGINVFGKVVWFTATFPFVMLFTLLLRGLTLPGASDGIYFYLYPNFSKLRDLEVWAAAAAQIFYSLGPGWGILTSLGSYNKFRNRCQRDALVVPLLNCFTSILAGFVVFSVLGFMAHRTGTTVEKVTAAGPSLVFITYPEALSLMPFAPLWAVLFFLMIFFLGIDSMIAHIENLTVSLVDEYPRLRPHRSFVTFFICLIDVLVSLLFCTRGGMYWLALVDWYSSSYTLILNCLCEIVVFGFIYGAGRTVRDLQMMTGERISYFWYGAWLVVTPLGIIFIFINTVVSNAPASYRGEVLPDWAQGIGWLTAVTSMAAVPAYVIYYLTCGTTGSPCKRLQTGFTPKDSWGPANESHREEWLALCRQEPLRHRLLHPDLSFPRPRPSAYEAVPLKSPAKSKVPKIAQV; translated from the exons ATGGCTGGCGGCGAGGAGAGGTGTGTGCTGTGCCACCCCGCCCACCACCAGGCCGGGCAGGCGTGTGATGTGTGCATAGAGTACCGGGCTTGCCACACTTGCCACGGACACCAGCCAGCGTGCGACGGGGCCAGGACGACGCAgcagacag GTATGAAGCCTGGACCggacggaagagagggaggaggaggaggaggaggaggaaggaaaggtgacggaggagggggcggaggaggaggaggaggaaaggagggcgaCGTATCTCTCAACAAAGAACAAAGAGACAAGGCAAAATTGGAG GGCGGGCTGGAGGAGGGCGGCGGCGTCGGCGGTGAAGGAGGGGAACAGGACTTGCAAGATGAGGTCCTAATCTCACGGAAAATGTCCCTCTCGCAAGActcag gcagcgcCGAGCGAGGTCTTTGGCAGAACAAGTGGGACTACTTCCTCTCCGTGGCGGGCTTTGCGATCGGGCTGGCCAATGTGTGGAGATTCCCTTACCTCTGCTACATGAACGGCGGAG GGGCGTTCCTGATCCCCTACGTGTTGACGCTGGTGCTGGTGGGAATTCCCCTGTACCTGCTGGAGTCCTCGCTGGGCCAGTTCAcgtcctcctcctgcctcaccaTCTACCGCGTCTGTCCCATCCTCAaag gcGCCGGCTACGCGACGTTCCTGGTGAACCTGGTGTTCGTGACGGTGTATAACGTGATCATCGCCTACCCGCTCGTGTACCTCGTCAACTCCTTCAGCAGCAGCCTCCCGTGGGCCTCCTGCGACAACCCGTGGAATAGTCCCGACTGTTGCGGC ACGGAGGAATATAGGAACCTGACCAGAGCCTCTCCCAACATGACCTCTGACCTCGCCCCGCCCTCCCCGGCCGACGAGTTCTTCCA CAACCACATTCTGGAGCTGTCTGAGGGCATGACGGAGCTGGCGGGGTTCAGGTGGCCGGTGGTGGGCGCGTCCGTCTTTACGTGGGTCTTCGTGTTCCTCTGCGTCTTCAAGGGCATCAACGTCTTCgggaag GTGGTCTGGTTCACCGCCACCTTCCCCTTCGTCATGCTGTTCACGCTACTGTTACGCGGCCTGACGCTCCCCGGGGCCTCGGACGGCATATACTTCTACCTCTACCCGAACTTCTCCAAGCTGCGGGACCTCGAG gtctgggcggcggcggcggctcaaATCTTCTACTCGCTGGGGCCTGGCTGGGGCATCCTCACCTCGCTGGGCTCCTACAACAAGTTCCGCAACCGGTGCCAACGCGATGCCCTGGTGGTGCCGCTCCTCAACTGCTTCACGTCGATCCTGGCGGGCTTCGTCGTGTTCTCCGTGCTCGGCTTCATGGCGCACCGGACCGGGACGACTGTGGAGAAGGTGACAGCGGCGG GTCCTTCGCTGGTCTTTATCACGTACCCCGAGGCGCTCTCCCTCATGCCCTTCGCGCCTCTCTGGGccgtcctcttcttcctgatGATCTTCTTCCTCGGCATCGACTCCATG ATCGCCCACATCGagaacctcacagtgtctctagTGGACGAGTACCCGCGACTCAGACCTCACCGCAGCTTCGTCACCTTCTTCATCTGCTTAATCGATGTGCtggtctccctcctcttctgtaccagg GGCGGAATGTACTGGCTGGCCCTGGTGGACTGGTACAGCTCCTCCTACACGCTGATCCTCAACTGCCTCTGTGAAATTGTCGTCTTTGGGTTCATATACG gGGCGGGACGGACGGTTCGGGACCTTCAAATGATGACGGGGGAGCGGATCAGCTACTTCTGGTACGGCGCCTGGCTCGTGGTCACTCCGCTGGGCAtcatt tTCATCTTCATCAACACGGTGGTGAGCAACGCGCCGGCCAGTTACCGCGGGGAGGTGCTGCCGGACTGGGCGCAGGGCATCGGCTGGCTCACGGCCGTCACTTCCATGGCCGCCGTGCCCGCCTATGTCATCTACTACCTCACCTGTGGCACTACCGGCTCCCCGTgcaag CGCCTTCAGACCGGGTTCACGCCCAAGGACTCGTGGGGGCCCGCTAACGAGTCTCACAGGGAGGAGTGGCTCGCGCTGTGCCGCCAAGAGCCGCTgcgtcaccgcctcctccaccccgACCTCTCCTTTCCACGCCCAAGACCCTCAGCCTACGAAGCCGTCCCCCTCAAGTCTCCCGCAAAGTCCAAGGTGCCCAAGATAGCTCAGGTCTGA
- the LOC127009709 gene encoding sodium- and chloride-dependent GABA transporter 1-like isoform X2, giving the protein MSLSQDSGSAERGLWQNKWDYFLSVAGFAIGLANVWRFPYLCYMNGGGAFLIPYVLTLVLVGIPLYLLESSLGQFTSSSCLTIYRVCPILKGAGYATFLVNLVFVTVYNVIIAYPLVYLVNSFSSSLPWASCDNPWNSPDCCGTEEYRNLTRASPNMTSDLAPPSPADEFFHNHILELSEGMTELAGFRWPVVGASVFTWVFVFLCVFKGINVFGKVVWFTATFPFVMLFTLLLRGLTLPGASDGIYFYLYPNFSKLRDLEVWAAAAAQIFYSLGPGWGILTSLGSYNKFRNRCQRDALVVPLLNCFTSILAGFVVFSVLGFMAHRTGTTVEKVTAAGPSLVFITYPEALSLMPFAPLWAVLFFLMIFFLGIDSMIAHIENLTVSLVDEYPRLRPHRSFVTFFICLIDVLVSLLFCTRGGMYWLALVDWYSSSYTLILNCLCEIVVFGFIYGAGRTVRDLQMMTGERISYFWYGAWLVVTPLGIIFIFINTVVSNAPASYRGEVLPDWAQGIGWLTAVTSMAAVPAYVIYYLTCGTTGSPCKRLQTGFTPKDSWGPANESHREEWLALCRQEPLRHRLLHPDLSFPRPRPSAYEAVPLKSPAKSKVPKIAQV; this is encoded by the exons ATGTCCCTCTCGCAAGActcag gcagcgcCGAGCGAGGTCTTTGGCAGAACAAGTGGGACTACTTCCTCTCCGTGGCGGGCTTTGCGATCGGGCTGGCCAATGTGTGGAGATTCCCTTACCTCTGCTACATGAACGGCGGAG GGGCGTTCCTGATCCCCTACGTGTTGACGCTGGTGCTGGTGGGAATTCCCCTGTACCTGCTGGAGTCCTCGCTGGGCCAGTTCAcgtcctcctcctgcctcaccaTCTACCGCGTCTGTCCCATCCTCAaag gcGCCGGCTACGCGACGTTCCTGGTGAACCTGGTGTTCGTGACGGTGTATAACGTGATCATCGCCTACCCGCTCGTGTACCTCGTCAACTCCTTCAGCAGCAGCCTCCCGTGGGCCTCCTGCGACAACCCGTGGAATAGTCCCGACTGTTGCGGC ACGGAGGAATATAGGAACCTGACCAGAGCCTCTCCCAACATGACCTCTGACCTCGCCCCGCCCTCCCCGGCCGACGAGTTCTTCCA CAACCACATTCTGGAGCTGTCTGAGGGCATGACGGAGCTGGCGGGGTTCAGGTGGCCGGTGGTGGGCGCGTCCGTCTTTACGTGGGTCTTCGTGTTCCTCTGCGTCTTCAAGGGCATCAACGTCTTCgggaag GTGGTCTGGTTCACCGCCACCTTCCCCTTCGTCATGCTGTTCACGCTACTGTTACGCGGCCTGACGCTCCCCGGGGCCTCGGACGGCATATACTTCTACCTCTACCCGAACTTCTCCAAGCTGCGGGACCTCGAG gtctgggcggcggcggcggctcaaATCTTCTACTCGCTGGGGCCTGGCTGGGGCATCCTCACCTCGCTGGGCTCCTACAACAAGTTCCGCAACCGGTGCCAACGCGATGCCCTGGTGGTGCCGCTCCTCAACTGCTTCACGTCGATCCTGGCGGGCTTCGTCGTGTTCTCCGTGCTCGGCTTCATGGCGCACCGGACCGGGACGACTGTGGAGAAGGTGACAGCGGCGG GTCCTTCGCTGGTCTTTATCACGTACCCCGAGGCGCTCTCCCTCATGCCCTTCGCGCCTCTCTGGGccgtcctcttcttcctgatGATCTTCTTCCTCGGCATCGACTCCATG ATCGCCCACATCGagaacctcacagtgtctctagTGGACGAGTACCCGCGACTCAGACCTCACCGCAGCTTCGTCACCTTCTTCATCTGCTTAATCGATGTGCtggtctccctcctcttctgtaccagg GGCGGAATGTACTGGCTGGCCCTGGTGGACTGGTACAGCTCCTCCTACACGCTGATCCTCAACTGCCTCTGTGAAATTGTCGTCTTTGGGTTCATATACG gGGCGGGACGGACGGTTCGGGACCTTCAAATGATGACGGGGGAGCGGATCAGCTACTTCTGGTACGGCGCCTGGCTCGTGGTCACTCCGCTGGGCAtcatt tTCATCTTCATCAACACGGTGGTGAGCAACGCGCCGGCCAGTTACCGCGGGGAGGTGCTGCCGGACTGGGCGCAGGGCATCGGCTGGCTCACGGCCGTCACTTCCATGGCCGCCGTGCCCGCCTATGTCATCTACTACCTCACCTGTGGCACTACCGGCTCCCCGTgcaag CGCCTTCAGACCGGGTTCACGCCCAAGGACTCGTGGGGGCCCGCTAACGAGTCTCACAGGGAGGAGTGGCTCGCGCTGTGCCGCCAAGAGCCGCTgcgtcaccgcctcctccaccccgACCTCTCCTTTCCACGCCCAAGACCCTCAGCCTACGAAGCCGTCCCCCTCAAGTCTCCCGCAAAGTCCAAGGTGCCCAAGATAGCTCAGGTCTGA